The DNA sequence AAGGAAATGGGAGGAATGGGGACTCGGGAAGAAGCAGGAAACAGGAGAAAAAGGCTGTGGTGTGTGGGAAGGTGTGTGTGGCTCCAAACATGCCAACCAAACTCACAACAACAATtaaacgtaaagaaatcgaactaggggtaatttcgtcttttcacacgtacgttgtaatatttctgggacgggctgtcacaacctacccaccttaataaaatttcgtcccgaaattcaaaacaaccaaataacaacCCTTAGTAGTCAAAGAACagccgaggatacaaatccctcatccgatcttctgtttcccacgtagcttcctcgacggaatgattcctccacaaaactttcactaagttcaccgtcttgttcctcagaactttttccttccaatcgatgatcgtcaccggttcctcgtcataagtcaaatctggattaatttctaacggttgaggaggtatcacgtgagacggatcagcaacataatgtcgaagcatagacacgtgaaaaacgttatgcactttagccaactccggaggcaactctaacctgtaagctacctcaccaactcgttctgtgaccatgtatggtctgatgtacctgggactcaacttacctttctttccaaaccgtacgACACCTCTCCATGGTGAAAGTTTCAGAAATACCTAATcgccaacctcatacactctgtccgtagcatgccgatctgctaaactcttctgcctgtcctaggctgctttcaggttagacttaatcacctgaacattctgagtagtctcctcaacaatctccgaacccactaaaactctttctccaacctctgaccaacacaacagtgtacgacaagatctaccatacaatgcctcaaatggcgccatgccgatactcgaatgaaagctgttgttgtaagcaaattccatcaaatccaaccgctgttgccaagcatcaccaaactgtaacaccgaagctcgcaacatatcatccaaggtctgaatagttctctctgactgtccgtccgtctgaggatgatacgccgtactataCAGTAGTCTCGTGCCCAacgcttcctgaaaagccacccaaaacttagatgtaaatcgtggatcacgattcgagacaatactcacagggacaccatggtacttcacaatcttcgagataaacaactccgctaaccggcccaaagaatacttctctctcactggaataaaatgcgccgatttagtgagccgatcaacgatcacccaaatgccgtcaaaaccattatgtgtacgcgaaagcttgtacacgaaatccatagtaatattttcccatttccactctggaacgggaagcggctgcaacagcccaaacggcttcttcctttccgctttaacttgctgacaaacagcgcacctactcacatactcagctatctccctcttcatacccggccaataataaaatggtcgaatggtatgatacattttagtagctcctggatgcatggcgtaagccgagatatgtgcttcatcgagaatttctttcttcaagtcCAAATTATTAGGTacaaacattctaccctcttgcatcaacatgccatccgaatcacgaactctgaggtctcttctccttcctcgatctcgagcttgaattagttcttgagtctccctATCAgatacctgagcttcaagcacccggtcaactaaaattggcctaacttggaaattagcaagtaacgccacttctcgatcttctgcttctaacctcactcccgtagcACGTAAGTctgccaaaagaggaatacgactagcgtacaatgCATTGATATggccctgagacttcctgctaagtgcatcagccattacgtttgcacgaccagggtgataatcaatcgtgcagtcgtaatcgctgagcaactccaaccacctccgttgacgaagattaagttcatTCTAagtaaaaagatactgaagactcttgtgatctgtaaagatcctacatttctctccataaaggtagtgtctccacaacttcaacgcaaagataatagcggccaactccaaatcatgtgtagggtagtttaactcatgaggtttcaattgtcgcgaagcataagcaatcaccctaccatgctgcatcaacacacatcccagaccattcaaggaagcatcactgtaaacctcgaaatcaccactatcgtccgggagtgccaaaacaggtgcatgagtgagacaatgcttcaactgctggaaactctgctcacacttatcatcccactcaaatttaacgtccttcctcgttaatctcgtcagtggtaaagcaatcaccgaaaaatcttTGACAAATCgccgataataccccgccaaaccaaggaaactcctcacctcagtgacggttcgcggttgctcccaactctccacagctgcgaccttctgagggtccaccagaataccttgagctgaaatgatgtgccccaaaaacgtgacttggtctaaccaaaactggcacttgctaaacttagcatacaattggtgttccctcaaccttttcaacaccagagtaagatgtcgaacatgctccgctttggacttggaatacaccaaaatgtcgtcgatgaaaacaataacaaacctatccaaatatggctggaacacccagttcattaaatccatgaaAGCAGCTGGTGcgttcgtcaacccaaatggcataaccagaaactcgtaatgaccataacgagtcttgaacgccgtcttaggaacgttatccctactaatcttcagctgataatacCCAGACCTtaagtcaatcttggagaatacacaaACACCTCGAagttgatcaaacaaatcatcgatacgaggcaatggataacggttcttaatcgtcacccgattcaattgcctgtaatcaATGCACAGCCTCAAAcctccatctttctttctcacaaacaatactggagcgccccaaggcgaagtactaggctgaataaaacccttatccaccaattcctgcaactgaactttcaattcccttaactcagcgagagccatacgataaggagtcaaagaaataggattagtacctggaagcaactcaatagtgaactccacgtctcgatctggggggaagccaggtaaatcctcggggaaaACATTGGGAAAGTGTCTAACTACTCTTACATCCTCAACTCTACTAGTAGTAGCCTCctccaacaccacatgagctaagtacccctggcaacccttagacaacaaccttttcgctcgcaaagccgaaataacgccatgtctcaccccactctgctcacccacaaaagtaaccacaggtagtccaggacgatgaaacgtaactattttctcgtaacaatcaatattggcacgatagaaatgcaaccaatctgtgcctagaatcacatcaaagtcaacaatatctaacgggataagatcagctggcaaAACAACACCCtcaactatcactggacatgctgggtacacacgatctactatacatctctcccctctaggcatagcaaactctaaatcgtaccctagaggtgtggggtgaggttgcgtcacttgaacaaatgtatgagaaatcacagaatgtgtagcaccacaatcaattaatactctagcaaaataaccaaggatgtttaacgtacccataatcaaatccggattgttctgagcatcctgcagagaaatattatgaatacgcccctgggtctGCTGTCGTCCGCCGCGACCTCTGCTCGCCTGACCACCACGACTCTGAGTACCGCgtccctgactgggctgaccagactgcctcgaaAACCCCGCACTACTAGTAGCAATCTCTCCCGGCTAAAACTGTCCTCCCTGAAACCACTGAGAACCGCCTGCTGAAGCTGGAGGATACAACATATAACTGCCAGGATACGGAGGATAACCACCCTgagaatacgggtcctggggatactgatactgtcctggggcataaggaacagcatcaccctggtagtggtaggcaccacctcgacctgCCTGTCCGTAACTACTCGGACCCTGAATCTGCTGAATCGGCGCAGGAGGCGGCAAGAaagtctgctgcggcttctgctgctgactctggggacaattcgcagcccgatgtcccatctgcccacgaGTAAAGCAACCACTGCTGCCCCGCCTGCACTCACCAAAATGCCGAttattacacctacggcaaactgatgcgatatttatacacacacaaactaaaccctatttgtgacaattgtagtaatgatgtaagtagggatcgttctaaccggggattaactagggatgctaaaatacttgactcaaataaataaaactaacttttaaaacactaagacaaactaaaagaatcaaaacaagtttaaaagactccaaatactaaaaaacataaaataagacaaatcaaatgaataagacttaacaaaataaggggggtgattgtggttggacgagattaaattaaatggacaaattgtaattaaaggcaaaacgtaaatatgaatgtgatgaaaatatggatgatggaatagccaaggggttcttctccacacatgttacacttgcatacaatattgattctcatttggtctttcgataagttgtgaaactcaatgctccaagttaattaggtccgcttagattaactttcagatttccctaaattcgttggattgaatggaatacgcattacaaccaaattattcttaatcaaagtccctaactatggaatacgcatgatagagacattcaacaaagatcattaagttcaatgaaaattataagtgttgacgaggcattcgttactatggaatacgcatgaaacttatgccaagaattcgtttaacgcgattgtttataagcaacctccactacttgtgaatataagttcataacgattaggtgaaactcacttatattctagcgtcatattcatgcatgaaaattaagcttgcaatctcaatgaacatacataaataagttatcaatcaaacagttaaacgaattgaatccacaacttatgaaattccaaccaaaagtaatcaattcatattgcaaatataaacatagtttcgaatcaccccctagctaaagggggtttagttcctcataactttgaaatcaaagaaacacctaaacattccaacaactcaaacttgaattgtatgaacgtttaggcactcttctcttccattacaaaacaaagaaaattgaatttaaacattgaaatcaaagaaacacctaaagattccaacaactcaaacttgaattgtatgaacgtttaggcactcttctcttcttcgttattatggcacaaggtctaagggatgttgttggtgtgttgaatggattggggaattatggaaatggatgaggaaagatagaaaatggaaagaaacccacggcaaggctaggaatttcaggatgtgaagatggtgtgtgtttgtgttgtggtgtgagaaatggagagatttgaatggggaatgaatgaatgcaaatgaatgaagtgtgtgtggtttatatagggagagagtgggtgagaatgtggctgcaatgcatgtgaaaatcagctaggaaagtgggtggaaagctggaattgcacaagggaaatgctggaaaggcaagggaacccacggcatggaggttttggtgcatgtgtttggtgaaattgtttgttgggaaaagctttgtgaattaggtggattgtaggtgggttatgatgatgaaagcatgtggaattgcaaggaggaaaggtgcagaaaatggagggatacacggcaagaatggaagtgtttggtgatgtatgcaatgatgaagagtgaataaaaaaatgcatgtagggttagctaagttggctttgtttgggtgcatgtgtttggtgggaacaaagggggaagcacggctttgatggtgttttgtaattgcatgtgtgtgaatgtgatagctaaggtgaattatatgtggaataaagatggagaaggtggtgtaatgatgcatggttgtagtttgaggtgttgaatatggatttgcatggactttgaagtgattgtgggttttggaattggaaggaaatgcatggccttggggttggtttaagagagaatgggctaggccctttgttttatgtccaaagtgaaaataaggccttcaaattcgtccaaactttggctctctggataagctatccaatcgaagcccaaaaatgctccaaatggcctcaaaatgcactttcttgctccctaggcccttagaacctgaaaacacacaaaagaagcataaaggactaaaataacgagagaaacataacgtaaatgcacgagaacaagccttttaagtcgcat is a window from the Pyrus communis chromosome 16, drPyrComm1.1, whole genome shotgun sequence genome containing:
- the LOC137719912 gene encoding uncharacterized protein, with amino-acid sequence MPPRREPRRSDEPSFPDITQLGEAIITVIQSAIRPPQRTPLETMYNLKLDKFEGNKGHEGAERWLEHIEKTFHVLHNQGNLPVERWVETTSWFLGTESATWWEQELRRLTPAERTDWDVFKELFKRRFVPPEYVDRKKQEFTELRQGKMTANEYYRRFTDLSRYHPDVAGNPAEMLRRFRLGTKKKWRSMATTTHCDTYQDFYEILLRIEDSENMPSESEEEEKDGNQKKDDKGKGQALLGPRRTQNFKRGGSSSSSCSGDFSAIGQGRGGRFAGGARGQRQGDGGRGRALVCDRSIFMRLKRRGSSGCFTRGQMGHRAANCPQSQQQKPQQTFLPPPAPIQQIQGPSSYGQAGRGGAYHYQGDAVPYAPGQYQYPQDPYSQGGYPPYPGSYMLYPPASAGGSQWFQGGQLLSKGCQGYLAHVVLEEATTSRVEDVRVVRHFPNVFPEDLPGFPPDRDVEFTIELLPVLFVRKKDGGLRLCIDYRQLNRVTIKNRYPLPRIDDLFDQLRGVCVFSKIDLRSGYYQLKISRDNVPKTAFKTRYGHYEFLVMPFGLTNAPAAFMDLMNWVFQPYLDRFVIVFIDDILVYSKSKAEHVRHLTLVLKRLREHQLYAKFSKCQFWLDQVTFLGHIISAQGILVDPQKVAAVESWEQPRTVTEVRSFLGLAGYYRRFVKDFSVIALPLTRLTRKDVKFEWDDKCEQSFQQLKHCLTHAPVLA